From Triticum urartu cultivar G1812 chromosome 2, Tu2.1, whole genome shotgun sequence, a single genomic window includes:
- the LOC125534949 gene encoding putative disease resistance protein RGA3 has protein sequence MAETALGAAQWVVSKALAPFADGVLEAWAATRTFGLNIQALKTELEKVQATLEIAATKELPGLATEKMLQKLWDSAHNAEDLLDELDYFRIHDELHGTYDAADQHGDDALRDLAFDARHTIKALGKLVNCFPWQRAELQQRPTSIIQEFSGCMPSLGKLLLSSCSPHPHVHGDEDRGIAQETPMPEFNRADFSQRMKDTVEQLKLMRIDVKDILQTCGHRTVLDISQRRATTTPQSAEPKLYGRDHVMNNIIHDITEGQYCDKGLTVLPVIGPGGMGKTTMIQHIYNNQQVQNHFPVRIWICVSFNFNLDKVLEQIKEDTLAVEGENGCSTTQELIEHRLKHKRFLLVLDDIWQFTDVDDWKKLLLILGKSQEKGSVILVTTRQKEIADQVKKSAEPKELNGLEPGEFKKLFLVYVFDVEQCPGDKRFLLDTGDKIMGKLKGSPLAAKTVGRLLRTDPSLAHWKRVLNSKQWAKQSNGIMLALELSYGFLPFHLQRCFSYSALFPEDYRFRSRELISLWIGLDILTPSDQNPTFEGIGLSILNDLVIHGFFREYKTDGGLRYVMHDLLHELALKVASHDCLRLRLPDVGSVEIKPSTRHLSISIENLGGYNGQKLKRELEKLKTRLKVEHLQTLMLFGAMDEGSAKIFGDFLGEANALRVLYLPLLKYPVESMVHNFSGLVHLRFLCLGCLPINISKFYHLRVLDLKSWSSSGDFPEDTSNLAKLCHYYTPRDDKLHYDICNVGKIQLLEKLKVFRVNKKKEGFEPKQLEPLTKLWELGIYNLEKIHTKKEAAQAKLIEKKYLRRLTLDWDSKRSSDEPGVEAMVLECLRPHENLEVLCIRGHRGPTCPRWLGDELAVEALQFLRLDGVSWKVFPSLRNMGDLCELEIQDCPEFSSVIPTSWIESLRRVSIEGVKLLKRFAYSKSSHGAQLEIIGWGDLQRLDQVLVFDKETGLEKLTLERCPPLELKHLLMLTSLKTLILKHSAGLAGLAGLLGGQGDVEWQLPVEHIEICHLHGNSWNELTELFPHLPKLSKLEIRDCKNIKQLVVGVDLRQTTPEMGGGEITAATEEEDDGVLLFPAHLCNSLQKLKLFSCPELVLVDPPTLVPGGGWLQALRSLQRLSIKYCPKFLSAFSFSTHIFPSSLQFLELTKLEGMGTLEPLSNLSSLTRLVLEFCGKDLKCQGLQSLLTTGGQLKELEVRGSHGFFANWDPNPRRALEDVEGGQEQPTQLVSSTLRKLCTDDAAGLLAAPICSFLSSSLTKLKLHGYGPEGMERFSKEQEDALQLLSSLQKLEFRHFHHLQQIPAGLCNLTSLKMLSINHCPAVSSLPSDGLPKSLEKLDVYDCSEVLKRQCRWMLGTIPKTIRG, from the coding sequence ATGGCTGAGACCGCCCTCGGCGCCGCACAATGGGTGGTGAGCAAGGCGCTAGCCCCCTTCGCGGATGGCGTGCTGGAGGCTTGGGCGGCCACCAGGACATTTGGCCTCAACATCCAGGCCCTCAAAACTGAACTGGAGAAGGTGCAGGCCACGCTTGAAATAGCCGCCACCAAGGAGCTCCCCGGGCTGGCCACGGAGAAGATGCTGCAGAAGTTGTGGGACTCGGCGCACAATGCCGAGGACTTGCTGGACGAGCTGGACTACTTCCGCATCCACGACGAGCTCCACGGCACGTACGACGCTGCCGACCAGCACGGGGACGATGCCCTCCGCGACCTCGCCTTTGATGCTCGCCACACCATCAAAGCTCTTGGCAAACTGGTCAACTGTTTCCCATGGCAGCGTGCTGAGCTCCAGCAGAGGCCAACCAGCATCATCCAGGAGTTCAGCGGATGCATGCCCAGCCTCGGTAAACTGCTCCTTTCCTCATGTTCCCCACATCCACATGTTCATGGTGATGAAGATCGTGGCATTGCGCAAGAAACACCGATGCCTGAGTTTAACAGGGCTGATTTCTCCCAAAGGATGAAGGACACTGTAGAGCAACTAAAGCTTATGCGTATTGATGTTAAGGATATTCTGCAGACTTGTGGCCACAGAACTGTCCTAGACATTTCCCAGCGTCGTGCCACCACCACACCTCAGAGTGCAGAGCCAAAACTGTATGGGAGGGACCATGTCATGAATAATATCATACATGATATCACCGAGGGTCAATACTGTGACAAGGGTCTAACCGTGCTTCCGGTTATTGGTCCGGGGGGAATGGGGAAGACAACCATGATACAACACATATATAACAACCAACAAGTGCAGAATCATTTTCCAGTCAGGATTTGGATATGTGTGTCGTTCAATTTCAACCTGGATAAGGTGCTGGAGCAGATtaaagaagatacccttgcggTTGAAGGTGAGAATGGGTGTAGCACAACACAAGAGCTGATTGAACACAGATTGAAACACAAAAGGTTCTTACTTGTATTGGATGATATATGGCAGTTTACTGATGTGGATGACTGGAAAAAACTATTGTTGATACTCGGCAAGTCACAAGAGAAGGGTTCCGTGATTCTAGTCACAACTCGGCAAAAAGAAATAGCAGACCAGGTTAAGAAAAGTGCAGAGCCAAAAGAACTGAACGGTTTAGAACCTGGAGAGTTTAAGAAGTTATTCCTTGTATATGTCTTTGATGTTGAGCAATGTCCAGGGGATAAACGTTTTTTGCTTGACACTGGAGATAAGATAATGGGAAAACTGAAGGGCTCCCCTCTTGCAGCAAAGACTGTTGGTAGATTACTGAGGACAGACCCTAGTTTGGCTCATTGGAAAAGGGTCCTAAACAGCAAACAATGGGCGAAACAGTCCAATGGAATTATGCTTGCCTTGGAGCTTAGCTATGGCTTTCTCCCTTTCCATTTGCAACGGTGTTTTTCCTATTCTGCATTATTTCCTGAAGATTACCGTTTCAGAAGCCGTGAGCTCATCAGCCTATGGATCGGACTAGATATTTTGACACCTTCTGATCAAAACCCAACCTTTGAAGGCATAGGTCTGAGCATTTTGAATGATCTAGTCATCCATGGATTTTTCAGAGAATATAAAACTGATGGTGGTCTGCGGTATGTTATGCATGACCTACTGCATGAGTTGGCATTGAAGGTTGCATCACATGACTGTCTTCGTCTTCGTCTCCCTGATGTTGGATCGGTAGAAATTAAGCCATCCACCCGACACTTGTCTATAAGCATAGAGAACTTGGGTGGATATAATGGTCAAAAATTAAAGAGGGAATTGGAAAAACTGAAGACAAGATTGAAGGTTGAACATTTGCAAACACTGATGTTATTTGGAGCAATGGATGAAGGTTCTGCTAAGATATTTGGTGATTTTCTCGGGGAAGCAAATGCTCTTCGTGTTCTTTATTTGCCCCTCCTgaagtatcccgtggagtccatGGTACATAATTTTTCAGGACTTGTCCACCTACGATTCCTATGTCTAGGGTGTTTACCAATTAACATCTCTAAATTTTATCATCTAAGGGTTCTAGATCTTAAGTCATGGTCTAGCAGTGGTGATTTTCCTGAAGACACAAGCAACCTTGCAAAATTGTGCCATTATTATACCCCAAGAGATGATAAGCTTCATTATGATATTTGTAATGTGGGAAAAATTCAGCTCTTGGAAAAGTTGAAGGTATTTCGGGTCAATAAAAAAAAAGAAGGATTTGAACCAAAGCAACTAGAGCCACTGACCAAGCTATGGGAGCTTGGCATCTACAACCTTGAGAAAATACATACAAAAAAAGAAGCAGCTCAAGCAAAACTGATTGAGAAGAAATACTTGAGGAGGTTAACATTGGATTGGGATAGTAAGCGATCTAGTGATGAGCCTGGTGTGGAAGCAATGGTTCTTGAGTGCCTTCGACCACATGAAAATCTTGAAGTGTTGTGCATTAGAGGGCACAGAGGCCCCACTTGTCCAAGATGGCTGGGTGATGAGCTTGCTGTTGAAGCTCTACAATTTCTTCGTCTTGATGGTGTTTCTTGGAAGGTTTTCCCTTCTTTACGGAACATGGGGGATCTTTGTGAGCTTGAGATACAAGATTGTCCAGAATTCTCGTCTGTGATTCCCACCTCCTGGATTGAGAGTTTGCGTCGCGTCTCGATTGAAGGTGTCAAGCTACTAAAGAGGTTTGCATACTCAAAATCATCACATGGAGCACAACTGGAAATCATTGGATGGGGTGATCTGCAAAGGTTAGACCAAGTGTTAGTTTTCGATAAAGAAACAGGTCTTGAGAAGCTGACACTCGAGAGATGCCCACCTTTGGAGTTGAAGCACCTTCTGATGCTAACCTCGCTGAAGACACTGATTTTAAAGCATTCAGCTGGTCTGGCTGGTCTGGCTGGACTACTAGGAGGTCAGGGTGATGTGGAATGGCAGCTCCCTGTTGAGCACATCGAGATCTGCCACTTACATGGTAATAGTTGGAATGAATTGACAGAGCTCTTCCCACACCTCCCAAAGCTCTCCAAATTGGAGATACGGGATTGTAAAAACATAAAACAGCTGGTAGTGGGGGTGGATCTGCGACAAACAACACCAGAGATGGGGGGAGGTGAAATAACagcagcaacggaggaagaggaCGATGGAGTACTGCTCTTCCCAGCTCATCTCTGTAACTCACTACAGAAATTGAAGTTATTTTCATGCCCAGAGCTGGTCCTGGTGGACCCGCCAACTCTTGTTCCTGGAGGAGGATGGCTCCAAGCCTTGCGATCCCTCCAGAGATTAAGCATAAAGTATTGCCCAAAGTTTCTATCCGCCTTCTCGTTTTCCACTCACATTTTCCCTTCCTCCCTGCAATTCCTGGAGCTTACGAAACTAGAAGGGATGGGGACACTAGAGCCTCTCTCAAACCTTTCTTCTCTTACCAGATTAGTATTGGAATTTTGTGGAAAGGACCTGAAATGTCAGGGACTGCAGTCTCTCCTTACCACCGGCGGCCAGCTCAAGGAATTGGAAGTCAGGGGCAGCCATGGATTCTTTGCTAATTGGGATCCAAATCCCAGACGGGCTTTGGAGGATGTTGAAGGAGGACAAGAGCAGCCAACACAGCTTGTTTCATCCACGCTGCGGAAGCTTTGCACAGACGACGCAGCTGGACTCCTTGCTGCACCCATCTGCAGCTTCCTTTCTTCCTCTCTCACcaagctgaaacttcatgggTATGGGCCTGAAGGGATGGAGCGCTTCAGCAAGGAGCAAGAGGACGCCCTTCAGCTCCTCTCCTCCCTCCAGAAACTTGAGTTTAGGCATTTCCACCATCTTCAGCAAATCCCTGCAGGGTTGTGCAACCTTACCAGCCTCAAGATGTTATCAATCAACCACTGTCCTGCTGTCTCGTCATTGCCCAGTGATGGCCTCCCCAAGTCACTGGAAAAGCTAGATGTCTATGACTGCAGCGAGGTGCTAAAACGCCAGTGCAGGTGGATGCTGGGAACGATCCCCAAAACCATAAGAGGATGA